TGTTTTTTTTGCTAATTTAAGAGTCTGAAAAATCTCTCCTATTCTTTTTTGGATTTTATCGAGTATTTTTTGGAACGAGAACAATTGATTTCTAAGATTCTAAATATTTCATTATAATTTTAATATTTCTAATTTCAAAACCCGATTCATCATGACCACAACTCATCCAAAATTTTGATTACTAGTTTGTATCGAATAAACTGGTTCCTTATCTGTTCTTTGCATCTCCACGAAGGTCTCTGTAGCTTGTATGCCTTCTATTTTCCCGATTCTCTCTATTACTACCTTGTGAAGTTCTTCTAGAGTTCTTGTATTTACCGACAGTATTATGTCGAAACGACCAGTAACTTCTATGAGTGACCTTATTTCTGGGATTTTGATAAGTTCATTATGGATGGGTTCTTTTAATTTTGGATCACGATTTATGCCGACTGTTGCCTTAATATTAATACCCAGCTGTGATTCATTTATGATAACAGTAAATTTTCTGATAAGTTCTCGTTTAGTAAGCCTTTTGATTCTGCTGTACAAAACTGAGGAGTTAATGTTTAATTTCTTACTTAGCTGGGGGATTGAAATACTTGCATCTTTTGTCAATTCTGACAAAATTTTCATATCTAAATCATCGAATCTTTGCAAGATTGACTCTATCATATAATTATTGGTTACATTAATAAATGTAATTAAATAATTTGCTTAAAATCATAAATATATTTAAAAAATCTAGTATCTTTTTTTATCAGATCATTAGTAAATATTATATTATTAGATCGATAACTTTTCAACATGTTTGGAAAGTCTAAGTTAAAGCCCGGTAATTTTGTTTTTGTAGTAAGAAGAGATGAAAATTCAAATTATGTGATAATAGGCAAGATTATTTCTGATCATGATAAAGTAATAAGAATTAAGGGTACTTTCCTAAAA
This Candidatus Nitrosocosmicus oleophilus DNA region includes the following protein-coding sequences:
- a CDS encoding Lrp/AsnC family transcriptional regulator translates to MKILSELTKDASISIPQLSKKLNINSSVLYSRIKRLTKRELIRKFTVIINESQLGINIKATVGINRDPKLKEPIHNELIKIPEIRSLIEVTGRFDIILSVNTRTLEELHKVVIERIGKIEGIQATETFVEMQRTDKEPVYSIQTSNQNFG